One window from the genome of Paraclostridium sordellii encodes:
- the prfB gene encoding peptide chain release factor 2 (programmed frameshift) has product MLNVQEYRHKIEEMSKNIEELGLLFDIEGLEEKIIRNEKIMSEQEFWNDNEKAQQVLQENKNLKDVVDEYNNLQSSFEDIEVLFELAQEEDDISLEKEVEKTINSLEEEIDKVKIKTLLSGEYDKNNAILSINAGTGGLDAQDWAEMLLRMYDRWAHSKGFKVKTLDLLSDTEAGIKSATIQIEGLNAYGYLKSEKGVHRIVRISPFDPSGKRHTSFASVDVIPELDESITVDINPSDLKIDTYRASGAGGQHINTTDSAVRITHIPTGVVVQCQNQRSQHSNKDTAMRMLMAKLIELKELEQKETIEDLQGKYSQITWGSQIRSYVFQPYKLVKDHRTNAEMGNVDSVMDGNIDLFINEYLKMTKVNNS; this is encoded by the exons ATGCTTAATGTACAGGAGTATAGACATAAAATAGAAGAAATGTCTAAAAATATAGAAGAATTG GGGCTTCTCTTTGACATAGAAGGATTAGAAGAGAAGATAATTAGAAATGAAAAAATAATGAGTGAGCAAGAATTCTGGAATGATAATGAAAAAGCTCAACAGGTACTTCAAGAAAATAAAAATTTAAAAGATGTTGTAGATGAATATAATAATCTACAATCATCTTTTGAAGATATAGAAGTTCTTTTTGAATTAGCTCAGGAAGAAGATGATATATCTCTTGAAAAAGAGGTTGAAAAAACAATAAACTCACTTGAAGAGGAAATAGATAAGGTAAAGATAAAAACATTACTTAGTGGTGAATATGATAAAAATAATGCTATACTATCTATAAATGCAGGAACTGGCGGACTAGATGCTCAAGATTGGGCAGAGATGTTGCTTAGAATGTACGATAGATGGGCTCACTCTAAGGGATTTAAGGTAAAAACTTTAGATTTGTTATCAGATACAGAAGCTGGTATAAAAAGTGCTACTATACAAATAGAAGGACTTAATGCATATGGATATTTAAAAAGTGAAAAAGGGGTACATCGTATTGTAAGGATATCTCCATTTGACCCATCTGGGAAAAGACATACATCTTTTGCATCAGTTGATGTTATACCAGAATTAGATGAAAGTATTACCGTAGATATAAACCCTTCAGATTTAAAAATAGATACATATAGAGCATCTGGAGCAGGTGGTCAACATATAAATACTACTGATTCAGCTGTAAGAATAACTCATATTCCAACTGGAGTAGTTGTTCAATGCCAAAACCAAAGATCTCAACATAGTAACAAAGATACTGCTATGAGAATGTTAATGGCAAAACTAATTGAACTAAAAGAATTAGAACAAAAAGAAACTATTGAAGACTTACAAGGTAAATATTCTCAAATAACTTGGGGAAGCCAAATAAGATCATATGTATTTCAGCCATACAAACTAGTAAAAGACCATAGAACTAATGCAGAAATGGGAAATGTAGATAGTGTTATGGATGGAAATATAGATTTATTTATAAATGAATACTTAAAAATGACTAAAGTAAATAATTCATAA
- the secA gene encoding preprotein translocase subunit SecA — protein sequence MGFLDNIFNIADKREMKKFNKVVDEIDALEPKFQEMSDRELKNMTNVFKDRLNNGETVDDILTEAFAVAREASKRVLGMRQYRVQLIGGIVLHQGRIAEMKTGEGKTLVATAPVYLNALTGKGVHVVTVNDYLAKRDKEQMGKIYEFLGMSVGVIVHGQNPQERKAQYDCDITYGTNNEYGFDYLKDNMVIHKEQKVQRELNYAIVDEVDSILVDEARTPLIISGPGDKSTHLYSDANTFIHTLKDDNFEIDEKQKSVSLTESGIQKAEIYFGVDNITDIAHIELFHHINQALKAHKIMKLDVDYVVRDGEIVIVDEFTGRLMFGRRYSEGLHQAIEAKEGLRIQRESKTLATITFQNYFRMYNKLSGMTGTAKTEEEEFKAIYKMDVVQIPTNKPILREDLSDSVYKSELGKFNAVVEDIIERHKNKQPVLVGTVSIEKSEVLSMLLKRKGVKHEVLNAKNHHKEAEIVAQAGRLGAVTIATNMAGRGTDIVLGGNPVFLTKKEMKKMGYSEDIINTVDADIESLEIELTDEIVKAKADYDKTLEKYKAQTEEEQNQVREAGGLSIIGTERHESRRIDNQLRGRAGRQGDPGSSRFYISLEDELMRLFGSDRISGMVEKIGLDEDTPIEAKMLTKSIENAQKKVEGRNFGIRKHVLQYDDVMNKQREIIYEQRGRVLEGENLQEQIQTMISSIIESAYDVYVTDQGFDLHAYKEYLYHTFMPKGSLEVEELESMKKEDLITAVYEIAKKIYELKEESVTSERMREIERVILLQAVDSHWIDHIDAMDQLRQGIGLRAIGQQDPVVAYKLEGFDMFDNMTKAIQEDTVRYLYNFTIEEPIQRKQVVDVDKISSNVEEGQGNKPVKKEEEIGRNDECPCGSGKKYKKCCGK from the coding sequence ATGGGTTTCTTAGATAATATATTTAATATAGCTGATAAAAGAGAAATGAAGAAATTCAACAAAGTAGTTGATGAGATAGATGCTTTAGAACCTAAATTTCAAGAAATGTCAGACCGTGAATTAAAAAATATGACTAATGTGTTTAAAGATAGGCTTAATAATGGAGAGACAGTAGATGACATATTAACTGAGGCATTTGCAGTTGCAAGAGAAGCTTCAAAAAGAGTTCTTGGAATGAGACAATATAGAGTTCAGCTTATCGGTGGTATAGTGCTACATCAAGGAAGAATAGCTGAGATGAAAACAGGTGAAGGTAAAACTTTAGTTGCGACAGCTCCAGTTTATTTAAATGCCTTAACTGGTAAAGGGGTACATGTAGTTACAGTAAATGACTACTTAGCAAAACGTGATAAAGAGCAAATGGGAAAAATATATGAATTTTTAGGAATGTCAGTAGGAGTAATAGTACATGGACAAAATCCTCAAGAAAGAAAAGCTCAATATGACTGCGATATAACTTATGGAACAAATAATGAATATGGATTTGATTATCTAAAAGATAATATGGTTATACATAAAGAGCAGAAAGTTCAAAGAGAATTAAATTATGCAATCGTCGATGAGGTTGACTCTATTTTAGTCGATGAAGCTAGAACACCACTTATAATATCTGGACCTGGAGATAAGTCAACTCACTTATATTCAGATGCAAATACATTTATACATACTTTAAAAGATGATAACTTTGAGATAGATGAAAAACAAAAGTCTGTATCTTTAACTGAAAGTGGTATACAAAAAGCAGAAATTTATTTTGGTGTAGACAATATAACAGATATAGCGCATATAGAGCTATTCCACCATATAAACCAAGCTTTAAAAGCTCATAAAATAATGAAGTTAGATGTAGATTATGTTGTTAGAGATGGAGAAATAGTTATAGTTGATGAATTTACAGGTAGACTTATGTTTGGTAGAAGATATTCAGAAGGATTACACCAAGCAATAGAAGCAAAAGAAGGCCTAAGAATACAAAGAGAATCTAAAACTTTAGCAACTATAACATTCCAAAACTACTTTAGAATGTACAACAAGTTATCAGGGATGACAGGTACAGCAAAAACAGAAGAGGAAGAGTTTAAAGCTATATATAAAATGGATGTTGTTCAAATACCAACGAACAAACCAATATTAAGAGAAGATTTATCTGATTCAGTTTATAAAAGTGAGTTAGGTAAATTTAATGCAGTTGTAGAAGACATTATAGAGAGACACAAAAACAAGCAACCAGTTCTTGTTGGTACAGTATCTATTGAAAAATCTGAAGTTTTATCTATGCTTTTAAAAAGAAAAGGTGTAAAACATGAAGTATTAAATGCAAAGAATCACCATAAAGAGGCTGAGATAGTAGCACAAGCTGGTAGATTAGGTGCTGTTACTATAGCCACTAATATGGCTGGTCGTGGTACCGATATAGTTTTAGGTGGTAACCCAGTATTCTTAACTAAAAAAGAAATGAAAAAAATGGGGTATTCAGAAGATATAATAAATACTGTTGATGCAGACATAGAAAGTTTAGAAATTGAATTAACAGATGAAATAGTTAAAGCAAAAGCTGATTATGATAAGACGCTTGAAAAATATAAGGCGCAAACAGAAGAAGAGCAAAATCAAGTTAGAGAAGCTGGAGGCTTATCTATCATAGGAACAGAAAGACATGAGTCAAGAAGAATCGATAACCAGTTACGTGGACGTGCTGGTCGTCAAGGTGACCCAGGTAGTTCAAGATTCTATATAAGTTTAGAAGATGAACTTATGAGATTATTCGGAAGTGATAGAATTTCTGGAATGGTTGAAAAAATAGGATTAGATGAAGACACACCTATAGAAGCTAAAATGTTAACTAAATCAATAGAAAATGCTCAGAAAAAAGTTGAGGGTAGAAACTTTGGTATAAGAAAACATGTACTTCAATATGATGATGTTATGAATAAACAAAGAGAGATAATATACGAGCAAAGAGGTCGTGTATTAGAGGGAGAAAACCTACAAGAACAAATTCAAACAATGATTTCATCAATAATAGAAAGTGCATATGATGTATATGTTACAGATCAAGGATTTGATTTACATGCATATAAGGAATACTTATATCATACATTTATGCCTAAAGGTAGCTTAGAAGTAGAAGAACTTGAAAGTATGAAAAAAGAAGATCTTATAACTGCAGTATATGAAATAGCTAAAAAGATTTATGAGTTAAAAGAAGAGTCTGTTACATCTGAAAGAATGAGAGAAATAGAGAGGGTAATACTTCTTCAAGCTGTTGACTCTCATTGGATAGATCATATAGATGCTATGGATCAATTACGTCAAGGTATAGGACTTAGAGCTATAGGTCAACAAGATCCAGTTGTTGCATATAAGTTAGAAGGTTTTGATATGTTTGACAACATGACAAAAGCTATACAAGAAGATACCGTAAGATATTTATATAACTTTACAATAGAGGAACCTATACAAAGAAAGCAAGTAGTAGATGTAGATAAAATATCTTCGAATGTAGAAGAAGGACAAGGAAATAAACCTGTAAAGAAAGAAGAAGAAATAGGAAGAAATGATGAATGTCCTTGTGGAAGTGGCAAAAAATATAAAAAATGTTGCGGAAAATAA
- the hpf gene encoding ribosome hibernation-promoting factor, HPF/YfiA family, which produces MRITISGKQMELTDAIKDSVETKLKRLDCYLHPETEVKVTVSAKKARQKVEVTIIPISGPIIRAEDTEENLYAAIDVVYDKLNIQLRKYKKRVQDRHKSNESIRFNQIEDLTDESENSIDIKIDRHKKFSMKPMSPEEAILQMDLLGHDFFMFTNPQDDKISIVYKRKNGGYGMIEQD; this is translated from the coding sequence ATGAGAATAACAATATCTGGAAAACAAATGGAATTAACGGATGCAATAAAAGATTCAGTTGAAACAAAATTAAAAAGATTGGATTGCTACCTTCACCCAGAGACAGAAGTAAAAGTTACTGTGAGTGCAAAAAAAGCAAGGCAAAAAGTAGAAGTAACTATTATACCAATAAGTGGACCAATAATAAGAGCAGAAGATACAGAAGAAAATTTATATGCTGCAATAGATGTAGTATACGATAAACTTAATATTCAATTAAGAAAATATAAGAAAAGAGTACAAGATAGACATAAGTCTAACGAGAGTATAAGATTTAATCAAATAGAAGATTTAACTGATGAAAGTGAAAATTCTATAGATATTAAGATAGACAGACATAAAAAATTTAGTATGAAGCCAATGAGTCCAGAAGAAGCAATATTACAAATGGATTTATTAGGACATGATTTCTTTATGTTTACAAACCCACAAGATGATAAAATATCAATAGTATATAAAAGAAAAAATGGCGGTTATGGAATGATAGAACAAGATTAG
- a CDS encoding ComF family protein, translating to MFLEVLYPENIKCIICNKAIGKNNAYSLCKECFINLNFISDGCIKCGKSMINQTIEEFTQEQLLYGCPSCLNKAYYFDKAIGCIEYDELSKKIVFGFKYNNKTFMSRYIANIINEKIYTEHINYDYILYVPLHKSRERKRGFNQARLISNELSKITNIEVLDIINRSKRTERLFKLKNEERTKELKNAFSTDDRIRICKNKKVLLIDDIFTTGSTVNEISKLLKINGVDKVYVCTFLTRINCY from the coding sequence ATGTTTTTAGAAGTTCTATATCCTGAAAATATAAAATGCATTATCTGTAATAAAGCCATTGGCAAAAACAATGCATACTCTTTATGTAAAGAATGTTTTATAAATCTTAACTTTATAAGTGATGGATGCATAAAGTGCGGTAAGAGTATGATAAATCAAACAATTGAAGAATTTACTCAAGAACAATTATTATATGGATGTCCAAGTTGTTTAAATAAGGCGTACTATTTTGATAAAGCCATTGGTTGTATAGAGTATGATGAATTAAGCAAAAAAATAGTTTTTGGATTTAAATATAATAATAAGACTTTTATGTCAAGATATATAGCAAATATAATAAATGAAAAAATATATACAGAACATATAAATTATGATTATATACTTTATGTTCCACTGCATAAAAGTAGAGAAAGAAAAAGAGGATTTAATCAAGCTAGACTAATATCTAATGAGTTAAGTAAAATTACTAATATAGAAGTTTTAGATATAATAAATAGATCTAAGAGAACTGAAAGGTTATTCAAACTTAAGAACGAAGAGAGAACGAAAGAATTAAAAAATGCTTTTAGTACAGATGATAGAATTAGGATTTGTAAAAATAAAAAGGTTTTATTGATAGATGATATATTTACAACAGGATCTACTGTGAATGAAATATCTAAATTATTAAAGATTAATGGAGTAGATAAGGTCTACGTATGCACATTTTTAACTAGAATAAATTGTTATTGA
- the recD2 gene encoding SF1B family DNA helicase RecD2, translating to MEKIEGMISDIVFKNEDNGYVIAHLSNENNDVVIVGCMPTLTVGESIEVEGKWVNHKTYGTQFEVSSFMPVTPSSIEGIYVYLSSGMIKGIGEKMAKRIIDKFGVDTLDIIQNSPHRLSEVEGIGSKKINQIAKSYEDNRELRNIIMQLSPYGITPNLCLKIYKKYKNKAVDVISKNPYKLAEDVRGIGFKVADKIAENLGIDKLSKDRIMQGILYSLNQSLASGHTYLPKDILVQESSKLLGVEKEYILDCILGLAYDQKIHIEKGLGHEDHIYLIPYYLSENGVCKQIIKLAQSDFKDLNIDVEKEIEKVEEETGIKLANNQALAVKEAIKSGLVVITGGPGTGKTTTINTIIKVFENNEQEVLLAAPTGRAAKRMSETSNKEAKTIHRLLEMGYATDSEELVFLKDEEDPIKADVVIVDEVSMVDIVLMYSLLKAIKPGTRVILVGDSDQLPSVGAGNVLKDIIDSEVINVVRLNEIFRQAQESMIVVNAHRINQGLPLHLNVKGKDFFFIKKDTNEEILKEIVGLVSTRLPKFYNLDKLKDIQVLAPMRKGDLGVANLNIELQKYLNKEEKYKVEETLQKRIFRVGDKVMQIKNNYTKKWETEDKSESGEGIYNGDIGYIYHIDKENKIIYVLFDQTKIVSYEYSELDELDHSFCTTIHKSQGSEFPAIVIPVTWAPPMLLNRNLLYTAVTRAKKLVVLVGDVKYLEYMIRNNKTNDRHSNLSKKLNRLKEEGVLVKN from the coding sequence ATGGAAAAAATAGAAGGAATGATAAGCGATATTGTATTTAAAAATGAAGACAATGGATATGTTATAGCTCATTTATCAAATGAAAATAATGATGTTGTAATTGTTGGATGTATGCCTACTTTAACAGTTGGAGAGAGCATAGAAGTAGAAGGTAAGTGGGTAAATCATAAGACATATGGGACTCAATTTGAAGTTAGTAGTTTTATGCCAGTAACTCCATCTTCTATAGAAGGTATATATGTTTATCTATCTTCTGGAATGATAAAGGGAATAGGCGAGAAGATGGCTAAACGAATAATTGATAAATTTGGAGTTGACACACTAGATATAATTCAAAATTCTCCTCATAGACTATCTGAAGTTGAAGGAATCGGAAGTAAAAAAATAAATCAGATTGCTAAAAGTTATGAAGATAATAGAGAGTTGAGAAATATAATAATGCAGTTATCTCCTTATGGTATAACTCCTAACTTATGTTTAAAAATTTATAAAAAATATAAAAATAAAGCTGTAGATGTTATAAGTAAAAATCCATATAAATTAGCAGAAGACGTAAGAGGAATTGGATTTAAAGTTGCAGATAAAATTGCAGAAAATTTAGGAATAGATAAGCTTTCAAAAGATAGAATAATGCAAGGAATATTATATTCTCTTAATCAGTCATTGGCTAGCGGACATACTTATCTTCCAAAGGATATTTTAGTACAAGAGTCAAGTAAACTTTTAGGAGTAGAAAAAGAATATATATTAGACTGCATTTTAGGGTTAGCTTACGATCAAAAAATACATATAGAAAAAGGTTTGGGACATGAAGATCATATATATCTAATACCATATTACTTATCAGAAAATGGAGTTTGTAAGCAAATCATAAAATTAGCACAATCAGATTTTAAAGATTTAAATATAGATGTAGAAAAAGAAATAGAGAAAGTAGAAGAAGAAACAGGAATAAAATTAGCAAATAATCAAGCTTTGGCAGTTAAAGAAGCTATAAAAAGTGGTTTAGTAGTTATAACTGGAGGGCCTGGTACTGGGAAAACAACAACAATAAATACCATAATTAAAGTATTTGAGAACAACGAACAAGAAGTTTTACTTGCAGCCCCAACGGGAAGGGCGGCTAAGAGAATGAGTGAGACATCTAATAAAGAAGCAAAAACTATTCATAGACTTTTGGAAATGGGATATGCTACAGACTCAGAAGAGTTGGTATTTCTAAAAGATGAAGAAGATCCAATAAAAGCTGACGTAGTTATAGTGGATGAGGTATCAATGGTGGATATAGTCCTTATGTATAGTTTATTAAAAGCTATAAAACCTGGAACTAGAGTCATATTAGTTGGCGATAGTGATCAGCTTCCATCTGTAGGTGCAGGAAATGTTTTAAAAGATATAATAGATTCAGAAGTTATAAATGTTGTTAGATTAAACGAAATTTTTAGGCAAGCTCAAGAGAGTATGATAGTAGTAAATGCACATAGGATTAATCAAGGCTTACCACTTCACTTAAATGTTAAAGGTAAGGATTTCTTTTTTATAAAAAAAGATACTAATGAAGAAATTTTAAAAGAAATAGTTGGATTAGTGAGTACTAGACTACCTAAATTCTATAATTTAGATAAATTAAAAGATATACAGGTGCTAGCTCCTATGAGAAAGGGAGATTTAGGTGTAGCTAATTTAAATATTGAATTACAAAAGTATTTGAATAAAGAAGAAAAGTATAAGGTTGAAGAGACATTACAAAAAAGAATATTTAGAGTTGGAGATAAAGTAATGCAAATAAAAAATAACTATACTAAAAAGTGGGAAACAGAAGATAAAAGTGAAAGTGGAGAAGGTATATACAATGGAGATATAGGCTATATTTATCATATAGATAAGGAAAATAAAATTATTTATGTATTGTTTGATCAAACAAAGATAGTATCATATGAGTATTCAGAATTAGATGAACTGGACCATAGTTTTTGTACAACTATACATAAGAGCCAAGGAAGTGAATTTCCAGCTATAGTTATACCTGTAACGTGGGCTCCACCAATGTTACTAAATCGTAACTTATTATATACAGCTGTAACAAGAGCGAAAAAACTTGTTGTACTGGTAGGGGATGTAAAATATCTAGAATATATGATAAGAAATAATAAAACTAATGATAGGCATTCTAATTTAAGTAAAAAGCTAAATAGATTAAAGGAAGAAGGGGTGTTGGTAAAAAATTAA
- the metK gene encoding methionine adenosyltransferase has protein sequence MAKHLFTSESVTEGHPDKICDQISDAILDALLKNDPLARVACETTVTTGLVLVAGEISTNTYVDIPKLVRETIKEIGYTRAKFGFDGDTCSVITAIDEQSGDIAMGVDEALENRSGEITEDEIEKVGAGDQGIMFGFACNETEELMPLPISLAHKLSRRLTEVRKSGELEYLRPDGKTQVTIEYDGNKAVRVHTVLISTQHCETVSNETIRRDLIEKVIKEVIPSELLDEETKIFINPTGRFVIGGPQGDTGLTGRKIIIDTYGGYSRHGGGAFSGKDPTKVDRSAAYAARYVAKNIVAAGLAEKCEIELAYAIGVARPLSVFIDTFGTGKVSEEKLVELVNKHFDLRPGAIIRDLDLRKPMYKNVAAYGHFGRTDLDLPWERTDKAEILRSEALVK, from the coding sequence ATGGCAAAACATTTATTTACATCAGAATCAGTAACAGAAGGGCATCCAGATAAAATATGTGATCAAATTTCAGATGCAATACTAGATGCTTTATTAAAAAATGACCCATTAGCAAGAGTTGCTTGTGAGACTACAGTTACAACAGGATTAGTATTAGTTGCAGGAGAAATAAGTACTAATACTTATGTAGATATACCTAAATTAGTTAGAGAAACAATAAAAGAAATAGGATATACTAGAGCTAAATTTGGATTTGATGGAGACACTTGCTCAGTTATAACTGCTATAGATGAACAATCAGGCGATATAGCTATGGGTGTTGATGAAGCTTTAGAAAATAGAAGCGGAGAAATAACAGAAGACGAAATAGAAAAAGTAGGTGCAGGAGACCAAGGTATAATGTTTGGTTTTGCTTGTAATGAAACTGAAGAGTTAATGCCTCTTCCTATATCTCTTGCTCATAAATTATCAAGAAGATTAACTGAAGTAAGAAAAAGTGGGGAATTAGAATATTTAAGACCAGATGGAAAAACTCAGGTAACTATTGAGTATGATGGAAATAAGGCTGTTAGAGTTCATACAGTTTTAATATCAACTCAACACTGTGAGACAGTAAGTAATGAAACTATAAGAAGAGATTTAATAGAAAAAGTTATAAAAGAAGTTATACCAAGTGAACTATTAGATGAAGAAACTAAGATATTCATAAATCCAACAGGAAGATTTGTTATAGGCGGACCTCAAGGAGATACAGGTCTTACAGGAAGAAAAATAATAATAGATACTTACGGTGGATACTCTAGACATGGTGGAGGAGCTTTCTCAGGAAAAGATCCTACAAAAGTTGATAGATCAGCTGCATACGCAGCAAGATATGTTGCTAAAAATATAGTAGCTGCAGGACTTGCAGAGAAGTGTGAAATAGAACTTGCTTATGCTATAGGTGTTGCTAGACCACTATCTGTATTTATAGATACTTTTGGAACAGGAAAAGTTAGTGAAGAAAAACTTGTTGAGTTAGTAAACAAACATTTTGACTTAAGACCAGGAGCTATAATAAGAGATTTAGATTTAAGAAAGCCAATGTACAAAAATGTTGCAGCATATGGACACTTTGGTAGAACAGATTTAGATTTACCATGGGAAAGAACTGATAAGGCTGAAATATTAAGAAGCGAAGCACTAGTTAAATAA
- the yyaC gene encoding spore protease YyaC: MYLAKVNYKKDNVVQVLSDTLKNIIDENTVIVCIGTDRAIGDSLGPLVGTMLKNSNYKYPVYGTLDKPIHALNIYESLQSIKKKHPDGNFLAIDACLGSKSNIGNLQIRKGPILPGKGVGKKLPEIGNHSIVGIVDKVDENNKFSFNNIRLSFILDMSEIIALSIILST; this comes from the coding sequence ATGTATTTAGCTAAAGTAAACTATAAAAAAGACAATGTTGTTCAAGTTCTTAGTGACACATTAAAAAATATAATTGATGAGAATACGGTTATAGTTTGTATAGGAACAGACAGAGCTATAGGCGATTCTTTAGGCCCTTTAGTTGGAACTATGTTAAAAAACAGTAATTATAAATACCCTGTTTATGGTACCTTAGATAAACCTATCCACGCTTTAAATATATATGAATCTTTACAATCTATAAAGAAAAAACATCCAGATGGAAATTTTCTGGCTATAGATGCATGTTTAGGATCAAAAAGTAATATAGGAAACTTACAAATAAGAAAAGGACCTATTCTTCCTGGAAAAGGTGTAGGTAAAAAACTCCCTGAAATCGGCAATCATTCTATAGTAGGAATAGTTGATAAAGTTGATGAAAATAATAAATTCTCCTTTAACAACATACGCCTAAGCTTCATTTTAGATATGTCTGAAATAATAGCTCTTTCAATTATACTTTCAACATGA
- the fabZ gene encoding 3-hydroxyacyl-ACP dehydratase FabZ: MLNIDQIKELIPHRYPFLLVDRVLELEEGKRAVGIKNVSVNEPFFQGHFPDYPIMPGVLIIEAMAQVGAVAMMSMDENKGKLGVFAGIDKVRFKKEVRPGDTLRMEVEMLSLRRNIGKANASAYVGDDLVCSGELMFALVQK, translated from the coding sequence ATGTTAAATATTGATCAAATAAAAGAGTTAATACCTCATAGATATCCATTTTTACTTGTAGATAGAGTTTTAGAATTAGAAGAAGGAAAAAGAGCTGTTGGAATAAAGAATGTATCTGTTAATGAGCCATTTTTTCAAGGGCATTTTCCTGACTACCCTATAATGCCAGGAGTTTTAATAATAGAAGCTATGGCACAGGTTGGAGCTGTTGCTATGATGTCTATGGATGAGAATAAAGGCAAATTAGGTGTATTTGCAGGAATAGATAAGGTAAGATTTAAAAAAGAGGTTAGACCTGGAGACACATTAAGAATGGAAGTTGAAATGTTATCATTAAGAAGAAATATAGGGAAAGCAAATGCAAGTGCCTATGTGGGTGATGACTTAGTTTGTAGTGGAGAATTAATGTTTGCATTAGTACAAAAATAA